One Ctenopharyngodon idella isolate HZGC_01 chromosome 3, HZGC01, whole genome shotgun sequence genomic window, AGGAGAAActccgcctccgcagaagaaatcaatgcctacttcatcattgcaacgttagccccgcccactggcatgttagtgagatgaggaggagagaagacaagagctttatttatttgtattcagtacatttcactgtggattctttggtaaatcagtcgCATTtaggcgcaggctttgcaaacagacttttacgatatgaactcgacagtaatgcaacaacatgtaagtaactgttaATTCTAAGGCCTGATCTGATATCAATGATTCATGTATAGTCAGATGTCcttatgtgtcagtaaatcaaaccagtgactaaacgctcaacttcagttgtttctcttagtaggatgaaaataatctgttaattaaacggtgattaaattatatatagaaagcgatgaaagaacgctccctttacaatcgctggagctgtcaatcaaacagcgtgagTTAATCAGTGAatgagttctggactcgcgtCAAAACTGCCGTTtcattcaacgaatctcttagttatatcGCGTTTGGACTGTTAGTTAcaatgaaagcattcgttagtgtgcagaagttgagttgcaatgacgagatcactgctttcatgcgctcaacatgtctgtgatcggctgttcatcactgcaacctttcattccacgatctaaatataatgccatagatctaaatgtaatgcagcacttttcacgattagttaaccttgagagctgtaatagtaaaaatgtgctaaaagagagagtaatacttggctATTTCATAGGCAAaaatgttagccaatcacagcagtgggcgtttacactgaagtctcacagcagacacgcctcTTAAAacagcgttcaaatcagaggctaaaatcagggtaggaaaaatgccttttatttctaaattatgatgattttggatgtaaaaaagcatactaacataaatgcaccccaggaaacattataaaacaataaaacaatgcagttcaagACCCCTTTAATaacatttgtttattatataaaacCAATACATATTCAATTATTTTATGACAATGTGTAAATGATCAAACCCTCCTATAATAACCACAcaaacagggaatgttctcataactttggctaacgttctgacaaggttctctcaaacgttaagttataaacaaacattcttccagtttTTTCAGAGTTATCGGGTCTTTAAAGGCCCGGAACGAAAACTGGAAAGTtggaatattttaaaagaattcaGGTCATCTTGGTCCGTAAATGCACATTTAACAGCAAACCCTGATGTCTGATTGGTCAGTGGGAAAGTTGTGTCCAtgcagtttgtttgtttaatgtgtgtgtgtgtgtgtgtgtgtgtgtgtagtgttgTGCTGCTTCTCCTCCTGAAGATCTGAGGATGAGGATGGATGCTTTACTGGAGTCACTCAATCATCTTCCTCCCTCTGATGCCTCGAGCAGACACATGCTGTATccttcttacacacacacacacacacacacacacacacacacactctctctctctatttctgACCCGCACGTGTGTGTCCTTAACACAGAGTGTGTCAGTCGGGTTGGACGGgtatctgtgtgtctgtctgatcTCACAGCTGGCCCTCAGTACctctgatacacacacacacacacacctctgaaTAGTTTTACTTGTTTTCTTCTGCAGAGATTTGCTactgaaatatttacatatgcatttttacattaatgACAATTAGTTActcattttatcatttgttttgtaacaaaaaaaaaaaaaaggttattgaTGTTAATTTTACAATTAATAATTAGTTACTAGTTTTATAATTTGTGTAGTGGCAAAAAATACTTATcgattaataataattattgttaaaaatgtactcgttttatattttgtgtgttGTAGCAAAAACGGttattcattaatattcatatctataaaataatttaacatagTTGTTTCTCTTGCAGTTTGTGTCGTGTGTTGATAAATATCAGTATTGATCGGTTTTCATCTGCCACGTCTGAAAAATTAAAGCTTATTAAACACTATTGATGATCGATAGTGATGACGCGAGGATGACGTCTTGCGCGCGTGCGTCCCTCTAATCTTTCCGTGCGGAAATCGCGTGGCAGCAGCGGACTGGAGGACACGCGCGCGGCATGTGAATGACCCGATCGGACGCGCTCCTCGCATCGCACTACGAGTGTTTGAATCGGCGGATGATAGACGCGTTTCACCGATGATCGCGTGCGCTTCGCGTTGAAGGTGAGTGCGGCGCTGGTCCGGAGTCGATCCGCATCACGCATGCGATCACCGCTGCAACATCTGCACTGATACAATGATGCGATGTAGAGATGAATATGAGCTCTCGATTCTGTAACGGTGTcgtgttttatatttcatatactgTCAGTTCAGCTGCTAATGGTAATGATGGTGGAATCATATACCatagtaataccatggtacctGATAGTGCTGTGTGAATACAAGGGTAAATTAATGTGGTTATCATTCAGTACTGCGGTATTCCCATGTGAATTATGATGCTGGAACCTCTTTGTATGAATTATTTCTCTAATATTAGACGCTAAACAGGTTATTGACTTGAGCATTGAACTGTCAAGACTAACCAGCTGGACTGGTTAACCCATGCTACTATGAGTTAAATTACCTGACTGACATCAAACCAATCTGTAAATtggatattaataataatttttactattaataaagattaacagtaaaataatactattaataatcattatttgtgttcttatttattaataatcattttaaatattattttactattattattagtcAGTGTTGGTCTGGCTTGAGATGGTTTTCTCAGGACAGGAAGTAGAACAACCCTCTGAAGCGTCTGTCTGTGGGTTCAGTTCTGAGCAAACGCatgaaatattaaacagaaATCCCTCTGGGTTTATAGTTTCAGTCAGCCTGAAACGGATGCTGGAGGACCACgtgtgaaaaaacaaacacaaatacacacttcAGAGCGAGTTTAAACCAATTTTACGAATAtttgagatgtgtgtgtgtgtatcatatAACAATTACCAGAGTGAGATTTATCGCCTGGTGTGATTACACAGGATATTGCCTTGAAATTTCCAGTATTTTGGTTCTCCCAAAAATGGGTCATTTCCAACCTGTATGGCTGactcaaaagaagatattttgaagaacgtttGGGATCAAGCAACAGTGGACCCCATTGACCTtctttatatggacaaaaaaaaatgtttctcaaAATGTCTACTTATGTGTTtcatagaagaaagaaagtcaaacaggtttggaacgacataagggcgactaaatgatgacagaatgatgaTGAACTTTCACTTATTTAAGTGTAAAATCAGTTTAAGTTCATTTGTGCTGCGCTTTAGAGCTTCACAGAAAATTAAATGCatgtttcagtgtttctgtGAAAAGATTCAGCAGTCACCTTTAATTTGCCAGGAGTGAAAAACTCGGGTTTGTTTATTTCTCAGTCCTCATGTTTCCACTTGAGTCTGGTGTTAAATCTGAAATCatatattatttgttatttattaattgtttaTTGGAATGTTCAAACCTTATTTGAATCTAAGTGAAGATTTGAGTTATTCAAACTCTATTTTATAATGATCATTAAGTTTTGAACAGATGCATTTGTGgcatttatttatgcagttttaattactaattacattttcttatgtttgtttattttgtctgTTTGTAACTTTACagtatgaaagcttgtttcttgtgatttttttttttttttttttttttttccctattgcaagtttatatctcacaaatctgactttttctcccAATTTCGAGTtaacatctcacaattctgactttctctcACAAATCCGAGGTTATATCTTACagttgtgacttttttttcctcccaattccgagtttatatctcacaattgactttttttttctcccaattccgagtttatttctcacaattatgactttttaacgaattctgagtttacatcttgcaattcaaACTTTttgctcacaattctgagtttgttttgcaattctgactttttctcgcaattctgagtttatatctcacaattctgactttttttttctcacaattcggacATTTTTTTCTAGcgattgtgagtttaaatctcacaattcgaTGTGATAAACTCTGAATTGCGAGAACAAATAGTTAAAAAGGTGCGAAATAAGAACTATAGAaggtaattgcgagtttttatctagcaattctgacttctcagaactgtgagatataaactcggaattgccagaaaaaaagtcagaattttgagataaaaagttgcgattaccttttttatttcatggcggaaacaagcgtCCATAGTACATCACTTCAGTGTTCTCTGTGGGTTttaagtgctttataaatactttgtactgtgtgtgtgtgtgtgtgtgtgtgtgtgtgtgtgtgtgtttgtaggcagtagtgtgtgagtgtgtgtgtctcccTCTAGTGGTCATGTTGAGTGTTTATGCTCTGCTGCTGCTGGCGACTCCGGCGGCTCTCGGCTCCGAATCGGACACGCAGAGACACCGACATGACTCCAACCTGGAGATCTGTATCCTTCTCAGACACacgagtgtgtgagtgagtgtgtgagtgagtgagtgtgtgtgtgtgagtggttTGTTGTCCTGAACGTCTCCCTCAGATAAGCGTCTGTTCGAGACCAAGAGGAAAGATCAGCTCAACGCTCTGAAGAACCTGGTGGAGCTCAACGACGTCAACCAGCAGTACAAGATCATCGACATCATGCTGAAGGGCCTCTTCAAGGTCTGTCTGAAAGCCTCAGTCTGATGAAGGTCACCTGGTTCTGTCTGAATCAGTCtgatctgtgagtgtgtgtgtgtatgtgtgtgcaggtGCTGGAGGATTCGAGAGCTGTTCTTATCGCTGCTAACATGCAGCCGGACGATCCATTTCCTCTCGATGACAAAATCAAAGAAGGTGAGAGACTCTTACTGATCTCCACATCTTTcactcattttcttcatttcagTGATCTGAGAGCTCTTCACAAGACGGCGCTGATGTGTGAACACTCAAAACACTCAAACCCTTTTAAATCAAGACATGTTTATTTCTGTAGCGCTTCATTTGGTGATCAGAATGAGATCTGAATACACTTCTCACTGAATCTGTGTGTCTCTAGCGTACTCTCACGTGGTGGAGAACACGGCGTTCTTCGGTGACGTGGCTCTGCGTTTCCCCCGTATCGTACATCACTACTACGATCGTAACGCGGACTGGAGTCGCCTGCTGCGCTGGGGTCTGCGCTTCTGCAACCAGACGGGCGTCTTCAGCGGAGGAGCCCATCAGCACGTGCTCACGCTGGTCAGACTGCATCATGGgaattatgatgatgatgacagtACATTCACTGAAACAGAGTAAATGAGCTTTAATTGTGTCTGTTTGGATCAGATGTCGCAGGAACTGGGCATCACGGAGAAATCTGCAGACTTCGTCAACCCGTATCGCACCGAACGAGACGACgtgagtcacacacacatatagatggatgttatatattataataatctaataataattatatgttaTAGTTTTGGTGTGATTGTCATGTTTCTTATGTCCACTGCATTGTGTTAATAATAAATTGGTGGGTAACCAATGTGTTTTCCAGTCGCcgtacaattaaaataaatttaatactattgtttttctttaaaattttatattatatatcacaGTTCATTAATGGCTCAAATTGTACTCAGTTTAATTTcagcagttttcatttttaaaaatattctaaaaactCATTTTACAAAATCTAACCAGCTAAtcaaaaactgaaactaaactgTGTCTAAAAATTGTCAGTTTACTCATATTTGAAAACATACAGTCTGAACTTACtccatttaaattaaattataataaaatcaaaccagttcatttgaaaaataaagcagtttaaaaatgacattttcatttatggcTCAAATTGTACTCTTTTTGTACAgcgatttttatttatttattttttataaatattctaaaaacgcatttctcattttacctaaacatttgaaaacatgCAGTAACCCTTTATGACCGACGCTCCCGTTTGCGTGTCTCTCTTTAAGAGCCAATAGAAACTGAAACCAAGTAAGTACAAtaattctttttgcatacaaaatcagAGACTTTGCACATTCAGATCATGCCTCCAACATACTCCTGTTGCGTTATTttcacccataagaccttcgttaatcttcggaacacaaattgaaatatttttgttgaaatccgatggctcagtgaggcctacatagccagcaatgacatttcctctctcaagatccactaatgtactaaaaacatatttaaatcagttcatgtaagtacagtggttcaatattaatattataaagcgacgagaatatttttaatgtgccaaaaaaaaaaaataaaaaaaaataacgacttatatagtgatggccgatttcaaaacactgcttcaggaagatttggAGCTATCTTATTTCCTTCCTGAattattgcatgtcaaataagaaagatatgtaaaattataaaaaaaattttatatatatatatatatatatatttgttttgtttttttgttttttttaatcagccgTTTCTCAGCAAGAGAATGTCCAATTGTAATgtaatattatgtaattatattttctaaaaatgtaaaaagtgttctatcaaGCGATACCTaacttttgactctccttgctatagttttggagttacaagtctttacttttgtgtatgtcactcagaaaaaaaaacaactctaaaaatgcCTTAAGGTCTGGAAGGGttaaattaataacaaaatcTAACCAGTTAATCAAatactgaaacattttaaaatatatatttttttaaattcttaaaaggTTAATTCTCAGTTCACTcagatatttgaaaaaaaaatagtcttaATATActctttttaaatttaaatttacaataatATCTGACtagttaaaaatgcattttaaataattaaaaatatcaaagttTAATTCTTAATcctcaaatatattaaaacatgaaCAGTCTCAACttactcattttaaaataaatctataaCAAAATCTAACAAATctaaaaatgagttttaatgtacttaattcattcatatttaaatatttattgtatttataaagtatatattGGACAAAATCAGTGTAATTCATGGCTTGTAATATGTAGATAGAGCCAGTAGGTGGCAGGAGAGCATCAGTGAAGAAGTTAAACTCAAATTGTGCTCCAGTGTTTAAACAGACTTCTATATATTGTCCTGTTGAATTATCCATCAATATACTGTaccttaataataattacacacagattaattgtgtgtttctgtgattTCTACTTGATTGTTCTACAGTTTTCATGGTTTTTCATGTCTAAACTACAgtacaaatataatgtaatgatgtaaatctctgtgtgtttcaggtTCTGCACACAGCCGAGGCCTTCCAGAAGATTCTCCGTGAGgaagagaagaggaggaggaaggagGAGAAGAGGAAAGAGATCCGGAAAGGCCCGCGGATCTCTCGCTCTCGCACAGAGTTATAGAGGTCACCGTCCTCAGATGAGAGAAGTTTACACTCAATCAGGGAGCCTGTGCTGGATCTCTCACGGGCGTCGACGTTTACAGGTTTCAGAAAGAGTCTCTGATTCTGAACACTTGAATAACTTCTGTTTTTAACTCTATTTGATTTAAGAGGGGTTTACAGAGGCTCTTGTTAGATTCAATGCTGgtaatgtgagtgtgtgtttagtgCTGTAGCTCTGTACTGGGATTAAGGGGGAGGGGCAGTGGAAGTGGGCGGGGACATGTTAGTGGTTGCTGTAGAGTGGGTGGAGTCATAAATGGGAGAGTTAAGAGTGGGAGTGGTCTGTGTGGCAGCGTTTTTGCAAGGGTAGATAAAGTGGGTGTGGTCATTATTACATGGTAGCCAGAGTGGGTGGAGTCAAAAGAGGCTTTGTCTCAAATGAAggtatatttaacaaaaacttgATAAGTTTTGATAATATAAGATCAGAAATTGTTTAAGTTCCCACACATATGAAATCCATTTGTTTagattaaatataaatgctttattCGGGGATACTTTATAGTCTAATAAGAGAATTGCTGGTAATTAATGTCTTTCTGCTTTCTTTAGAAGCTATTATTCATTAAAGATTTGTATATTTAGCCCTTTGTCTGTGTGAGGAGAGATGGATGAGCGTTGACGGTCTGACCTCAGATCAGAGCTGCACTGCCAGAGAAACTCTTTAATGATGAATCTGAATCAAACTGATGTCAGTGTGAATGCGGTTCTGTGCTGATTCGCTTCAGTTTCTACGGCTGCCGAAGGTGTTTTAGATGATCGACTCACTTCGAGACGCTTTCATACAGGCTTTATCGATCTGTTCATGTGACTGTTATTGGAATAAGTCTGTTCAGCATCCGTGGGAGATTATTACTGACAGAATTAATAAAGTTTATTGAACAAACACTTGCTGATTCTCCATTTATTGTGCTGAATATCTCGTGATCATTATTGCTCTCAACTACCAATCAAGGACCTTTTGAAGACTGTACAAAAACATGGAAAAGGAAAAGAACATGTAGGAATCTTCCATAGGAAAAACAACAGGAAGATGATGTAACAATCAGAAATGAGCTGAAGCTGAAGAACAAGATGTGTTTTATGCTAATATGTTGACTTTATAAACTATTGCAAATATATATTGAGATTGTTTTTCATGGTGTGAATCGCATTTGTTTTCTGTGAAGCATTTTCTTGGACTTGTGATCAGTCAGATACAGTGAAGATGGTGACGGGTCCAGCAGCAGCTTCTGGTAAGAGACCGTCTGTTTACACTTTGTGTACATGATGGATAGTTTGGTTTAAGATGTGTGTGAATATTGACTCTAAGAAGTTAATTTTGGTTTGCAGGTGACTTGGgtaaagttttgttttaaaaaaaaaacttttttttagtaGAGGTTCacattaattttacacattaGTTTTAGTGTCTCTGTTTCCTTGATACAATTCCTCGActctactcaccctcaagttgttctaaacctgcatGAAGTTCTTTCTTCTCTCTCTAAGAATAAAGGTTACAAAACAGTTTC contains:
- the LOC127510037 gene encoding coiled-coil domain-containing protein 134-like, with the translated sequence MLSVYALLLLATPAALGSESDTQRHRHDSNLEIYKRLFETKRKDQLNALKNLVELNDVNQQYKIIDIMLKGLFKVLEDSRAVLIAANMQPDDPFPLDDKIKEAYSHVVENTAFFGDVALRFPRIVHHYYDRNADWSRLLRWGLRFCNQTGVFSGGAHQHVLTLMSQELGITEKSADFVNPYRTERDDVLHTAEAFQKILREEEKRRRKEEKRKEIRKGPRISRSRTEL